The Stenotrophomonas maltophilia genome segment GCTGGCGCGCGACCACGAACCGGCCCTGCGAGCGCAGCGGGTTCCTGAAGCCACTCACCTGCTTTTCCTGAGTGAACTGGCCACGCAGCACATCCGGCCGCGCCACCGCCTGGGTAATCGCATCGATGGCGGGGTCGGCCGCCTGCACCAGTGGTGCGGCCACCAGCAGCAGCGCGCACAGCAGCGCACGCGCGAAACGGTTCGCTCGGTTCATGGCGCAGGCACTCCCAGGCGTTCCCACAGTACCGGCGGGCACTGGTTTAGCATTTCCTTGCTGGCCGCGTCCACCGCGACCTGGATGGTCATCGCCCGGGTCAGCACCTGGCCGCTTTCCGCATCGAGGATTTCGTACTCGATCTTCAGCCGGTTCTCCCATTCCACGATGCGCGCGACCACGCGCAGCGCCTGGTTGAACAGCAGCGGGCGCACGTACTTCACCCGCGCGTCGACCACCGGCCACAGGTAGCCCGATTCGAGCATCTGCGGGTAGTCGTAGTCGTAGCGACCGAGCAGCGCGCAGCGCGCGATCTCGAAGTACTTGAAGTAGTTGCCATGCCAGACCACGTTCATCGGATCGCAGTCATGGAAGGCGGGGGTCAACGCAATCTCGCCAACCCGTTCAATGGCCTCATTCACCGGCATACAGCTCCCAACGTTGCGCGCGGATCTCCACCAGCAGTTCCCGCAGTTCGCGATCCAGCGCGCGGTCTTCCTCGACCAGGGCGATGCGTTGCCCCAGGTCGGCGTACATGTCGGCCAGACTGCCATGCAGCTGCGCATTCAGGCCAACCCGTTCACGCAGGGCCAGGCCCTGGCGCGCGGCGATCAGCATTGCCGCCACCACCTGTTCGGTCAGCTCGATCACGCGCAGGCAGTCGCGCGCGGCGATGGTGCCCATGCTGACCTTGTCCTGGTTGTGGCATTCGGTGGAACGCGAGAACACGCTGGCCGGCATGGTCTGCTTCAGCGCTTCGGCAGTCCAGGCCGACACGCTGATCTGCAGTGCCTTCAGGCCATGGTTGATGGCCGCGCGCGGACCGGTGGCCGCCGACAGGTTGGCCGGCAGGCCATGGTTGTAACGGGCGTCCACCACCAGCGCCAGCTGCCGGTCGAGCAGATCGGCAACGTTGGCCACGGTGTTCTTCAGGGTGTCCATCGCCAGCGCGATGTGGCCCCCGTAGAAGTGGCCGCCATGCAGGATGCGCTCGCCGTCGGCGTCGATCAGCGGGTTGTCGTTGGCGCTGTTCAGTTCGGTCTCGATCAGCTGGCGCAGGAACGGCAGGCTGTCCTCCAGCACGCCGATCACATGCGGTGCGCAGCGCAGCGAGTAGCGATCCTGCAGGCGCTGTTCATTGCGCGGCGGGCGCTCGCTGTGCAGGTCGCTGCGCAGGCGCGCGGCGATGCGGCCCTGGCCCGGGTGCGGCTTGGCGGCGAACAGGGTTTCGTCGAAGTGGTGCGCGTTGCCGTCGCTGGCCAGCACGTTGAACGCGGTCAGGCGCGTAGCCATGCGTGCCAGGTAGTCGGCGCGCTGCCAGGCCAGGCAGGCCAGGCCGGTCATCACCGCGGTGCCGTTCATGATCGCCAGGCCTTCCTTCGGCCGCAGCTTCAGCGGGGTCATGCCGATCTTCGCCAGCACGTCCGCCGCCGGCTGCACGCGGCCGTCGTGCAGTACCTCGCGCTCGCCGCACAGCACCGCCGCCACGTATGACAGCGGCGTCAGGTCGCCACTGGCACCGACCGAGCCTTCGGCCGGAATCATCGGCAGCACGTCGTGCTGCAGCAGCGTGGCCAGGCCTTCCAGCAGCGGCAGGCTTACACCGGACATGCCGCGCACCAGAGAGGCCAGGCGCGCCGCCAGCACCGCACGGGTCTCGACCGGGTCCAGGTAACGGCCCAGGCCGCAGCCATGGTAGGTGTACAGGTGGTGCGGCAGTTCAGCCACCAGTGCCGGTGGGATGTTCACCGTGCACGAATCGCCATAGCCGGTGGTCACACCGTAGATCACGCCATCCTCGCGCAGCAGGCGGTCGAGGAAGTCGGCACCACGCTGGATGTGGGCGCGGAACGCCGGCGCGTCGCTCAGTGCGGCCTCGCACTGGCGCTGGGCCAGGGCAACCACGTCTTCGATGGTCAACGGTGCATCGCCAAAGCGGCACGCGGGTACGGCGTCAGTCGTCATGCGGAGCCTGATCCCAGAAGGGGAAGAAATTGAACCAGTCCAACGGGGACTGGATGACCTGGAGTTCCAGCCAGCGCGCGAAGCGCTGTGCCTGTTCGGCCAGTGCCGCATCGCGTGAGCCGCGCGGCAGCACGATGCGTTCGGCGAACTGTTCGAATGCCACGCGGTAGCCCTCGCCCTGGTGCAGGCAGGCCATTGTGTAGACCGGGCAGCCCAGTGCGGCGGCGAGCACATAGGCACCGATCGGGAACGGGGCGCGGTGGCCAAGGAAATCGGCGGTGACGCTGCGTCCGCCCTGCACCGGCGTGCGGTCGCCGACGATGGCGACGAAGCCCCCCGCCGCGACGCGCTCGGCCAGCATCACTGCCGTGGCCGGGCCCATTTCGGTTACCTGCACCAGTTCCACCGCCGCCAGCGGGTCCAGCCGTTGCAGCAGGCGGTTGAAGCGCTGCGCATGCGCGGTGTGCACCAGCACGGTGATGCGGAACCCCGGCACCTGTTCGGCCAGCACCTGGCACAGTTCCAGGCAGCCGATGTGCGCGGTCAGGATCAGCCCGCCTTCGCGGCGCGCGATCTTGTCCAGCACCAGGTCGCGATGCAGGTGGATGCGTTCGGCCGGATAGCGCCCGCCCAGGCCGAGGATCTTGTCCAGCATCGTGTCGGCGAAGGCGAAGAAGTGGCGCAGGCTGTCGCGCCGGGTCGGCGCACGGCCCAGCACACCGCTGTGTGCCTGCAGGCGCTGCAGGTACTGCATGGAGGCCTGGCGGCCGACGCGGTTGCCCAGCCAGTGGCAGGCCACCACCGGCCACACGCACAGACGGAACGGCCAGCGCCCGAACCAGCGGTGCACCCAGCACAGGAACAACACGCCGGCCACCGACGTCGATTCGCCGATGTCGGCCCAGTGCGGAGCGCCCTGCGCGGCCGCCATCTCAGCGCTGCCCCCGCAGGCGGCGCCACAGCAGGCGCGGTGCGCGCCAGAGCATGCCGAAGAACAGGCGGGTATGCATGCGGCTGATGCGCACGTTGTCGCGCCACACATCGAAGTGCGACACGCCATCGGCGGGATAGGTCACCCGCGTGGCCAGGTGCTCGACCGGCAGCTGTCGCCAGTACAGGCGCACCATCACCTCGGTATCGAAATCCATGCGGCGGCCGATGGTCTCTTCACCGACCAGGCGCAGCACCGGCGGCAGCGGATACACGCGGAAGCCGCACATGGTGTCGCGCAGGTGCAGCGACAGTGTGTTGATCCAGACCCAGATGTGGGTCGCGTAGCGGCCATACAGGCGCGCCTTGGGAACACTGGCGTCGTAGGCCGGAATGCCGCAGATCACCGCACCCGGGTGCGCACGCGCCGCCTCGACGAAACGCGGCAGGTCGGCGGTATCGTGCTGGCCGTCGGCATCGATCTGCAGCACGTGGCTGTAGCCACGCGCAGCGGCCTCGGCAAAACCGGCCAGCATCGCCCCACCCTTGCCCTGGTTGATGTCCAGGCGCAGCAGGTCGACGCCCTGGCGCTGTGCCAGCGAACGCAGCACCGTCGCGCACGCTTCATGCGAGCCATCGTCGACCAGCAGGCACGGCAGCCCGGCGGCCTGCACGCCGTCGACCACCGCCCCGATGGCGTGCTCGTGGTCGTAGACGGGAATCACCACCAGTGGCGCGAACGCGGCACCGGCAACGGCCGGATCAGTCCGCATCTGCGAAAACCACCTTGCCGCTGGCATGCACACCGTGGCTGGAGGTGTAGCGGAAGGCCAGCACATTGCGCGTGGCATCCCAGTCCAGCTGCAGGGTCAGCTCATCGCCCGGGCGGGCCACGTGCTGGAACTTCACCGCATCCATGCGCAGGAATCCGGCCGGCATGCTGAACGCCTGGCGGCCAAAACGCACGGCCCAGTCCAGCTGCGCCACGCCGGGCAGGATCGCCGCCTGCGGGAAGTGGCCCTGGAACGGCCGCAGCGCCGGGTCGAGGGTCATGCGCAACGTAGCGCTGGCAGCATCGCGGTGATCCCAGACCGGCACCGGCATGAGCGGCTGGAACAGCGCCGCCAGTGCCGCCTGGGTGACCTTGCCCTGTGCATTGATCGGCAGCGCCTTCACCAGGCGCCAGCGGCGCGGCCGGGTGACCGCGTCATGCGCCTGTGCCAGGCGCGCGCCAAGGCGCTGGCCCAGCGCGCGGCGCGCGGCGTCACCGCCCTCCAGCAGCGCCAGGCTGGCCGGTACCACCACCGCTGCCAGCTGCTCACGCTGTCCCGGCAGGACCAGCACTCTCACATCGTCCACTTCGGTGTCTTCGCGCAGCGCGCGTTCCAGCGCATCCAGCGAAACGCGGCGCTCCTCGATCTTGACGATGCGGTCGGCGCGGCCCAGCAGGCGGAAGCGGCCATCGGCCAGGGCTTCGACACGGTCCTGGGTGCGCCACCAGTCGAGGGTTTCCAGATGCGCCGAGGCGACGGCCAGGCAGCCATCCTCGATGCGCCACTGCACGCCCGGCAACGGTTGCCACGGTGGCAGGTCGGTATCCCAGCGGCGCCAGGCGATACCACCGGTTTCGCTGCTGCCGTAAACCTCGGTCGGTGCCACGCCCAGCCATTGCCGTACCTGGCGTGCGGCTTCTTCGGGCAGCGGGCCACCGGAGGAGAACACCGCGCGCAGGCGGCCGTGCAGGCTGGCCCAGTCGAGCTGCTCGGGCAGGCGCTTGAGGTGGGCTGGCGTCGCCACCAGCACCGTGTCGGTACCGGCCAGCGCGCCCACCAGGTCTTCGTGGAAGAACCGGCGCGGATGGATCAGGCGGCCGGCGGCCAGCGGCCACAGCACCCGGAACAGCAGGCCGTAGATGTGCTGGTGGGACACCGTGCCATGCACCTGCACGCCTTCCAGCTGCGCGCCGAACGCAGCCTGCAGCGCATCCACCTCGCGCGCCAGCTGGTCCATGCGCTTGTTGATCGCACTGGGCTGGCCCGTGCTGCCGGAGGTGAACACGCACAGCTCGCAGGCGCGCTCGTCCAGCACCTGCAGTTCGCCGTCCACGCCAACGGTGGGGGCAACCAGCGCTCGGTAGTCGGCGGAAACATCGCCGGCGAAACCGCTCACCTGTGGCCGCAGCGCCTGCAGCGTGGCCGGCAGGTTGTCGGCAGCCAGGAACACCCGCTTGCCGGCATGCCAGGCGCCGAACAGCGCAGCAGCGAAGGCCACCGCCTCATCGAAGTACAGGGCCCAGTCACGGCCATCGGCAGCAGCAAAGGCCGCACGCCAGGCCAGCACCCGCTGGCGGAAGCGGGCATGGTCGATCACCTCGCCATCGCACACGCCGATGCTGCGCTGCGGCTGCGGGTCCACCAGCAGCCGGTCCAGGGCAATCCACTCAGCCATGCGCGTGCGCTGCCTTGACCCGACGCCGCACCAGCCACTCACCTGCAAACAACACGCCCATCATCACGTACGCCAACAATCCGTTGTAGAGCATCCAGACCCGGTCCGACGCGTAAAGCGCGGTCAGCAGGGCCAGGCTGCCGTTGAGAACGAAGAAGCCACACCACACCTGGGTGACGCGGCGGGTATAGGCCACCGCGAACGCCGGCAGGTCCGGCTCCTGCAACCGCGCCAGGCGTTCCACCAGCGGCGGGCCGAAGCGCAGGCTGGTGCCGAACACCGCCAGCATCACCATGTTGACCAGCGCCGGATACAGCTTCAGCGGCAGGGCCTGGTTCAGCACGGTGGCCAACACGGCCAGCAGGCCGGTTCCCGCGGCGGCGGCCCACCACAGCGGCTGGCGCGTACTCAGCGCACGCAGCAGGGCCAGGGTGAACAGCAGCAGCGACAGCCAGCGTGGCTCGAAACGGCCCATCGCCAGGTACACCAGCACCGGGTAGGCCAGCGAGATCGCAGCCACCACGACCGTGCGTGCGCGTGCCATGGCGGAGCCGCCGGCGCTGCGGTCAGGCGGCTGCCTGGTCCGGCAGCAACCCATGCACGACATCGACGATGTCCTGCACGGTGCGCACGGCCTTGAACGCTTCCGGCTGCAGGTTGCGGCCCAGCAGCGGCTTGAGCTGCACGATCAGGTCGACCGCATCGATGCTGTCGATATCCAGGTCGTCGTACAGGCGTGCCTCGGGGGTGATCCGGGCGGTTTCGATCTCGAAGCTGTCGGTCAGGATGCTGACGATGCGTTCGAACAGTTCATTCTTGGTCATGGCAATTCCTGGCGCCGTTACGACTGGCGGGCGGCGACGAACTCGCCGAGCGCGCGCACGCTGGAGAAATGGCGACGGGTTTCTTCCGAATCGGCCGAGAGGCTGACACCGTACTTCTTCTGCAGCGCCAGGCCCAACTCCAGCGCGTCGATCGAATCCAGGCCGAGGCCCTCGACGAACAGCGGCGCGGTCGGATCGATGTCCTCCGGCGTGATGTCCTCCAGCGAAAGGGAGGAAATGATCAATTCCTTGATCTCGTGCTCAAGTGCTTGCACGGGGCGGCTCTCCAGACAGGTCGAAATAACGAGAAAGGTGCTCGGTAACGCGGCGTGCCGCCAAGGCATCCCCCCTTGGCGAGTCGTCTTCGGCCAAGAAAGGCGCGATCGGGATATCTTCGCCGATCTGCAGCCGAACGTGAAAGCGACGTGAGGGGACACGATACCACTTCTGTCCCTTGGTCAGGGTTGGCGGGCTGCAGGTGATCCGCACCGGGGTGACGTCGATGCGGCCCCGTACGGCGATGTTGGCGGCCCCGCGCTGCAGGCGCGGCGGCTGCCCGGGCACGCTGCGGGTGCCCTCCGGGAAGATGACCAGGGTGCCGCCGGCATGCACCGCGGCCACGCAGTCATCGACCAGGCCGGCGCCATCGTCATTGGAAATGTAGCCGGCGGCCCGTACCGGACCGCGCATGAACGGGTTGCAGGCCACGGCCCGCTTGACCACGCAGTCGGCGTTGGGAAGCAGCGAGATCAGGCAGACCACGTCGATCAGGGTCGGGTGGTTGGCCAGCACCAGCAGGCCGTCACGCTGCAGGCGTTCACCGCCCTCGATCTCGTAGGTCATCACCCCCAGCCCGCGCATCAGCCGCAGATGGCTGGCGAACGCGACCTGGACCACGCGCCGGGCGCGCCGGCGACGGGCCACCGGGTCCCGCATCAGCAGCAGTACCGGCATCACCAGGACGCCGAGCAGCAGCCCGCCCAGGCCAAACGCAACAAAGCTCAGGCCGGTGCCAAACACCCGCCAGGCGTGGTCGAGGCGGCGCGGCAGCTCACTCACGGCGGCCCCAGCGCCAGCGCTGGCCATGGGCCACGTGCTCCAGCGCTGGCGCGCCGGACAACAGGAAGCGATGCAGGTCCAGCGCGTGCGGCAGCAGGCCGGGCACAGTGCTGGCCTGGCCGTCGGCCGGCTGCCACTGCAGCGCCAGCGTCGGCCGGCCCTCTGCTGGCGCGGTCAAACGCCAGCACCAGGCGAAGAACGGGTCGGGTTCGTCGGCGAACGTCGCGTAAACCTCCGGGAGCGGCGACTCGTAGACCACCACCCGTACCTCGCGGGCGCCATCGGCCAGCAGGCCGACGGCCTCCAGGCACGCGGCTTCGACCGTTGCCTGGCCAGCAGCCAATGCCAGGTAGTTGCCGCGATGGCCGCGGGCGATTGAATACAGCGCGGCGATCGCGTTGTGCACCGACAGGCCAAATCCGGTGGGCGACAACGGCTGGTCGCCGACCAGCGCCCCCAGCAGGTCCATCGAACGTGCGACGTCGCCATGGCGGCTGGCGAACACCAGCGGCACGTCGCTGTCGGCCCCCTGCCCGTCCTCGCACCAGCACGCGGTCTGGATCGCCATGCGGCCCAACCGCTCGATGCGACGGCGTTGCATTGCCGGAACCTCTGCCAGTGCCGGCGTATCCCCGCCGTGCGGCAGGTACGGCGCTTCGGCCCAGCCCAGCCACTGGCTACGCTCGCTCAGGCCGGGCGCCCACGCGGCCCAGTCGACGATGGAGAATTCAATCATTTAGCGTTGGTGCTTCAACGGGAGAACGATAGGCACGAGCCATTACGGCGACGCGCGGCGGCCCCCCATTCCTGCAGCCGTGCGTCCGTCCAGGACGTCGCCGGCTGCCCCCCTGGCTGCCGGAAAGGAGCGCACGCTAGCACGTCCCGCCCGGGGTGTGCAGGTTTCACATTCCCCAACACGGGGCCCGGCACCGGCGGGCCCCGCCTTCAATCCATCAGTGGTAACCGGTGTCGGCGTGCACCTTGCCGCGGAACACCCGGTACGACCACGCCGTATAGCCGAGGATGACCGGCAGCAGAATGACCAGCCCGACCAGGGTGAAGCCCAGTGAGGAGGCCGGCGCGGCGGCCTGCCACAGGGTCATCGACGGCGGCAGCAGGTACGGCCACATGCCCAGCACCAGGCCAAGGAAACCAAGCACGAACAGCGCCAGGCTGAGCAGGAACGGCGGCAGGTCCCGGCGCGGATGGGTCGCACTGCGCCACAGCGCGGCGGCCACCGCCAGGGTCAACAGCGGCACCGGCGACAGCCACCAGAAGTTGCCGTCGCTGAACCAGCGGGCCATCAGCCGCGAATCGAGGAACGGCAGCCAGCTGCTGACCAGGCCCATCGCCGCGATCACCGCCACCACCAGCGGCCGGGTCATCTGCCGCGCCAGCGCCTGCACGCGCCCTTCGGTCTTCAGGATCAGCCAGGTGCTGCCCAGCAGCGCATAGCCGGCCACCAGCGCGGCGCCGGTCAGCATCGCGAACGGGCTGAACCAGGCAAACGGCCCGCCCTGATAGACACCGTCCACCAGTGGGATGCCCTGCACCAGGGTGCCGAGGATCACGCCCTGGGCAAACGTGGCCAGCAGCGAACCGAGGCCGAACGCCACGCTCCACAGCCGGCGCGAACGATGCGCCTTGAAGCGGAACTCGAACGCCACGCCGCGGAAGACCAGCGCCACCACCAGCAGCAGCACCGGCAGGTACAGCGCCGACAGCAGCACCGCATACGCCTTCGGGAACGCCGCCAGCAGGCCGGCGCCACCCAGCACCAGCCAGGTCTCGTTGCCGTCCCAGATCGGCGCGGCGGTGTTCATCATCAGGTCCAACTGTTCCTCGTCCTCGGCGAACGGGGCGAGGATGCCGATGCCGAGCACGAAACCGTCCAGCACCACGTACA includes the following:
- a CDS encoding acyl carrier protein → MTKNELFERIVSILTDSFEIETARITPEARLYDDLDIDSIDAVDLIVQLKPLLGRNLQPEAFKAVRTVQDIVDVVHGLLPDQAAA
- a CDS encoding beta-ketoacyl synthase chain length factor — its product is MIEFSIVDWAAWAPGLSERSQWLGWAEAPYLPHGGDTPALAEVPAMQRRRIERLGRMAIQTACWCEDGQGADSDVPLVFASRHGDVARSMDLLGALVGDQPLSPTGFGLSVHNAIAALYSIARGHRGNYLALAAGQATVEAACLEAVGLLADGAREVRVVVYESPLPEVYATFADEPDPFFAWCWRLTAPAEGRPTLALQWQPADGQASTVPGLLPHALDLHRFLLSGAPALEHVAHGQRWRWGRRE
- the cydB gene encoding cytochrome d ubiquinol oxidase subunit II; protein product: MDLMTWLPVAWFAVIGFGVLMYVVLDGFVLGIGILAPFAEDEEQLDLMMNTAAPIWDGNETWLVLGGAGLLAAFPKAYAVLLSALYLPVLLLVVALVFRGVAFEFRFKAHRSRRLWSVAFGLGSLLATFAQGVILGTLVQGIPLVDGVYQGGPFAWFSPFAMLTGAALVAGYALLGSTWLILKTEGRVQALARQMTRPLVVAVIAAMGLVSSWLPFLDSRLMARWFSDGNFWWLSPVPLLTLAVAAALWRSATHPRRDLPPFLLSLALFVLGFLGLVLGMWPYLLPPSMTLWQAAAPASSLGFTLVGLVILLPVILGYTAWSYRVFRGKVHADTGYH
- a CDS encoding COG4648 family protein; translated protein: MARARTVVVAAISLAYPVLVYLAMGRFEPRWLSLLLFTLALLRALSTRQPLWWAAAAGTGLLAVLATVLNQALPLKLYPALVNMVMLAVFGTSLRFGPPLVERLARLQEPDLPAFAVAYTRRVTQVWCGFFVLNGSLALLTALYASDRVWMLYNGLLAYVMMGVLFAGEWLVRRRVKAAHAHG
- a CDS encoding phosphopantetheine-binding protein; this encodes MQALEHEIKELIISSLSLEDITPEDIDPTAPLFVEGLGLDSIDALELGLALQKKYGVSLSADSEETRRHFSSVRALGEFVAARQS
- a CDS encoding HAL/PAL/TAL family ammonia-lyase gives rise to the protein MTTDAVPACRFGDAPLTIEDVVALAQRQCEAALSDAPAFRAHIQRGADFLDRLLREDGVIYGVTTGYGDSCTVNIPPALVAELPHHLYTYHGCGLGRYLDPVETRAVLAARLASLVRGMSGVSLPLLEGLATLLQHDVLPMIPAEGSVGASGDLTPLSYVAAVLCGEREVLHDGRVQPAADVLAKIGMTPLKLRPKEGLAIMNGTAVMTGLACLAWQRADYLARMATRLTAFNVLASDGNAHHFDETLFAAKPHPGQGRIAARLRSDLHSERPPRNEQRLQDRYSLRCAPHVIGVLEDSLPFLRQLIETELNSANDNPLIDADGERILHGGHFYGGHIALAMDTLKNTVANVADLLDRQLALVVDARYNHGLPANLSAATGPRAAINHGLKALQISVSAWTAEALKQTMPASVFSRSTECHNQDKVSMGTIAARDCLRVIELTEQVVAAMLIAARQGLALRERVGLNAQLHGSLADMYADLGQRIALVEEDRALDRELRELLVEIRAQRWELYAGE
- a CDS encoding LpxL/LpxP family acyltransferase yields the protein MAAAQGAPHWADIGESTSVAGVLFLCWVHRWFGRWPFRLCVWPVVACHWLGNRVGRQASMQYLQRLQAHSGVLGRAPTRRDSLRHFFAFADTMLDKILGLGGRYPAERIHLHRDLVLDKIARREGGLILTAHIGCLELCQVLAEQVPGFRITVLVHTAHAQRFNRLLQRLDPLAAVELVQVTEMGPATAVMLAERVAAGGFVAIVGDRTPVQGGRSVTADFLGHRAPFPIGAYVLAAALGCPVYTMACLHQGEGYRVAFEQFAERIVLPRGSRDAALAEQAQRFARWLELQVIQSPLDWFNFFPFWDQAPHDD
- a CDS encoding AMP-binding protein — encoded protein: MAEWIALDRLLVDPQPQRSIGVCDGEVIDHARFRQRVLAWRAAFAAADGRDWALYFDEAVAFAAALFGAWHAGKRVFLAADNLPATLQALRPQVSGFAGDVSADYRALVAPTVGVDGELQVLDERACELCVFTSGSTGQPSAINKRMDQLAREVDALQAAFGAQLEGVQVHGTVSHQHIYGLLFRVLWPLAAGRLIHPRRFFHEDLVGALAGTDTVLVATPAHLKRLPEQLDWASLHGRLRAVFSSGGPLPEEAARQVRQWLGVAPTEVYGSSETGGIAWRRWDTDLPPWQPLPGVQWRIEDGCLAVASAHLETLDWWRTQDRVEALADGRFRLLGRADRIVKIEERRVSLDALERALREDTEVDDVRVLVLPGQREQLAAVVVPASLALLEGGDAARRALGQRLGARLAQAHDAVTRPRRWRLVKALPINAQGKVTQAALAALFQPLMPVPVWDHRDAASATLRMTLDPALRPFQGHFPQAAILPGVAQLDWAVRFGRQAFSMPAGFLRMDAVKFQHVARPGDELTLQLDWDATRNVLAFRYTSSHGVHASGKVVFADAD
- a CDS encoding glycosyltransferase family 2 protein, whose protein sequence is MRTDPAVAGAAFAPLVVIPVYDHEHAIGAVVDGVQAAGLPCLLVDDGSHEACATVLRSLAQRQGVDLLRLDINQGKGGAMLAGFAEAAARGYSHVLQIDADGQHDTADLPRFVEAARAHPGAVICGIPAYDASVPKARLYGRYATHIWVWINTLSLHLRDTMCGFRVYPLPPVLRLVGEETIGRRMDFDTEVMVRLYWRQLPVEHLATRVTYPADGVSHFDVWRDNVRISRMHTRLFFGMLWRAPRLLWRRLRGQR
- a CDS encoding lysophospholipid acyltransferase family protein, with translation MSELPRRLDHAWRVFGTGLSFVAFGLGGLLLGVLVMPVLLLMRDPVARRRRARRVVQVAFASHLRLMRGLGVMTYEIEGGERLQRDGLLVLANHPTLIDVVCLISLLPNADCVVKRAVACNPFMRGPVRAAGYISNDDGAGLVDDCVAAVHAGGTLVIFPEGTRSVPGQPPRLQRGAANIAVRGRIDVTPVRITCSPPTLTKGQKWYRVPSRRFHVRLQIGEDIPIAPFLAEDDSPRGDALAARRVTEHLSRYFDLSGEPPRAST
- a CDS encoding acyl-CoA thioesterase encodes the protein MPVNEAIERVGEIALTPAFHDCDPMNVVWHGNYFKYFEIARCALLGRYDYDYPQMLESGYLWPVVDARVKYVRPLLFNQALRVVARIVEWENRLKIEYEILDAESGQVLTRAMTIQVAVDAASKEMLNQCPPVLWERLGVPAP